The Elusimicrobia bacterium HGW-Elusimicrobia-1 genome contains a region encoding:
- the secG gene encoding preprotein translocase subunit SecG, producing the protein MYNLVSILHVTASAALILIILLQSGKGAGLAGLFGGGGSEQLFSAPSGGSFMRKATITIAVVFVLTSLSLTFMASSRHYESVAVTQSQ; encoded by the coding sequence ATGTACAATCTGGTAAGCATTCTGCATGTGACGGCATCCGCGGCTCTGATACTGATAATCCTTCTTCAATCGGGCAAAGGCGCCGGCCTGGCCGGACTTTTCGGAGGCGGCGGCTCGGAGCAGTTATTCAGCGCTCCGTCGGGCGGAAGTTTTATGCGCAAGGCCACCATCACCATCGCCGTGGTTTTTGTTTTGACGAGTTTATCGTTGACGTTTATGGCTTCGAGCCGGCACTACGAAAGCGTGGCCGTGACTCAGAGTCAATAG